A genome region from Sphingobacteriaceae bacterium GW460-11-11-14-LB5 includes the following:
- a CDS encoding polymerase: MKRIYIFFFLLTITLPGMAQMKLIKKMLSNEKDTTRKASFLPLPAFGYSQETGFEFGLGAIYSFYVDRKDTLNRSSNFALNTTYSTKKTANFMLKGDSWTKGNKYHFIGDVRFKNQPFNFYGIGNKAQKADEDKLDQRVFKTLFDAEMNTLPKAYTGVSLGFENYRFIDKEIGGIYTTNPQILDKDGGSVAWIGASQSYDTRNSNNYPTKGFFGRATYQYAPDFFGGDSFTGSQMKLDLRGFFSLAPKVVLGVQGIFYTIQSKATTFYLLQQLGNDQMMRGYYSGRYRDENLMATQAEIRYRFMNRFGIVAFAGTGKVFANGQFNADGLKPNFGLGGRYFFDPAKGLSVRVDYGIGEKLPNEKRQSGFYISLAEAF, translated from the coding sequence ATGAAAAGAATCTACATTTTCTTTTTCCTTTTAACAATTACGCTGCCTGGTATGGCGCAGATGAAATTGATTAAAAAGATGCTCTCGAACGAAAAAGATACCACCCGCAAAGCCAGCTTTTTACCTTTACCCGCCTTCGGCTATAGTCAGGAAACCGGTTTTGAATTTGGGCTTGGCGCGATTTACTCCTTTTATGTCGATAGAAAAGATACTTTGAACAGGAGTTCGAATTTCGCTTTGAACACGACCTATTCTACAAAAAAAACTGCCAATTTTATGCTTAAGGGCGATTCCTGGACCAAAGGGAATAAATACCATTTTATCGGCGATGTCCGTTTTAAAAATCAGCCTTTCAATTTTTACGGCATTGGCAATAAGGCACAAAAAGCAGATGAAGATAAATTAGACCAACGGGTTTTTAAAACGCTGTTCGATGCCGAGATGAACACTTTACCCAAAGCATATACAGGAGTATCATTGGGTTTCGAGAATTACCGCTTTATAGATAAGGAAATTGGTGGCATTTATACAACGAATCCACAAATTTTAGATAAAGATGGAGGCTCAGTAGCGTGGATAGGTGCATCGCAGAGTTACGACACACGTAACAGCAACAATTACCCAACAAAGGGTTTTTTTGGCAGGGCAACCTACCAGTATGCACCCGATTTTTTTGGTGGCGATAGTTTTACCGGCTCACAGATGAAGCTAGATCTTCGCGGTTTCTTCAGTCTGGCGCCAAAAGTAGTTTTAGGGGTACAGGGTATTTTTTACACCATACAAAGTAAAGCTACGACATTTTACCTTTTACAACAGTTAGGCAACGACCAAATGATGCGCGGTTATTACAGCGGTCGCTACCGTGATGAAAACCTGATGGCCACACAAGCCGAAATCCGTTACCGTTTTATGAACCGTTTTGGTATTGTAGCTTTTGCGGGTACCGGTAAGGTATTTGCAAACGGCCAGTTTAATGCCGATGGATTAAAACCAAACTTTGGCCTTGGAGGGCGCTACTTTTTCGATCCGGCAAAAGGTTTAAGTGTGCGGGTAGATTACGGCATTGGCGAAAAACTGCCAAACGAAAAACGCCAATCGGGATTTTATATCAGTTTAGCAGAAGCGTTTTAA